One window of Pieris napi chromosome 1, ilPieNapi1.2, whole genome shotgun sequence genomic DNA carries:
- the LOC125063186 gene encoding myb/SANT-like DNA-binding domain-containing protein 3: MDKKKQKPYSEYERQLLVQLVQSKIGILENRKTDAVSQKKKHEAWEELAIEFNNSNVSHTADSKQLKKMWQNMKAKARDAKTLEAQRKRTGGGPAPPEMGPMDTQVIAVMPQIMPSIDVPIDCDTLTTVEAGTGYDNDGESWRPKRARVSSIEATLESVIQPGTSQDWTDEAGLTETSVEVTTKSEPSQLSATPSAIRKNKTSFEDIKKKLLWQELDNNKKKFEIEVEHMKLKNQLEIEFLRHKYKLELEILQFKKESENK; this comes from the exons atggataaaaaaaaacagaagccTTACTCGGAATATGAGAGGCAACTGCTTGTACAGTTGGTTCAGTCAAAGATTGGCATTCTAGAGAACAGGAAGACGGACGCCGTTTcccaaaaaaagaaacacgaGGCTTGGGAAGAATTAGCAATAGAATTTAATAACTCTAACGTGTCACATACT GCTGAttctaaacaattaaaaaagatgTGGCAAAATATGAAGGCAAAAGCTAGGGATGCCAAAACCCTTGAAGCCCAAAGGAAGAGGACAGGAGGAGGACCAGCACCGCCTGAAATGGGGCCAATGGACACTCAAGTGATTGCAGTCATGCCACAAATAATGCCATCAATAGATGTGCCAATAGACTGTGACACATTAACTACAGTAGAAG CTGGTACTGGTTATGACAACGACGGTGAAAGCTGGAGACCAAAGAGGGCAAGAGTGTCCAGTATAGAGGCCACACTTGAATCTGTAATTCAGCCGGGAACAAGCCAGGACTGGACTGATGAAGCTGGGTTAACGGAAACCAGTGTTGAGGTCACCACTAAAAGTGAACCCTCTCAGCTATCAGCTACACCATCAGCgatcagaaaaaataaaacttcatttgaggatattaaaaaaaaattgctgtgGCAAGAGTTagacaacaacaaaaaaaaatttgagataGAAGTGGAACACATGAAACTAAAAAATCAGTTAGAAATCGAATTTCTtcgacataaatataaattagaactagaaattttacagtttaaaaaagaatctgaaaataaatga
- the LOC125061798 gene encoding putative nuclease HARBI1, with product MENIERVLTSIENIETLGTAADMNPRMPKLYVRNEYNQNPFELYSENEFKRRYRFFKHTVLNVILPLIITNLQPFNNRGLPILPQLQILIALRFYATGCFQMVCGDLNSISQSSVCLIVNKVSAELSKLLPRFVNFPRNMTTVKRKFEELGKSNTHHGLNNIIGAIDCTHIKINRPRGITHSEAYRNRKGYFSVNVQAIIGPDLEIFDIVTRWPGSSHDSRIFRNSQAYARLVNGELEGVLVGDSGYPALNFMLTPLLNPQTRADNNYNYSQLRTRNIVERFFGVWKKKFPCLQRGLRSKLTNTSNIIIACAVLHNIGIQRGDVYDDGDLTDQTPEVEQHRNNERSTTGLAFRQSVIAQFN from the exons ATGGAGAATATAGAGAGAGTTCTAACTTCAATAGAAAACATTGAAACGTTAGGAACTGCAGCCGATATGAATCCCCGTATGCCTAAGCTATATGTTCGGAACGAATACAACCAAAATCCTTTCGAGCTGTACAGTgagaatgaatttaaaagaaggtaccgtttttttaaacacacggTACTAAATGTGATCCTGCCACTGATAATTACAAACTTACAACCTTTTAATAACAGAGGATTGCCAATTCTACCGCAATTGCAAATACTTATTGCATTAAGGTTTTATGCAACTGGATGTTTTCAG ATGGTGTGTGGTGATTTGAACAGCATAAGCCAATCTTCAGTGtgcttaattgtaaataaagtttccgcagagttgagtaaattacttcctagatttgtgaattttccaagaaatatgaCCACAGTCAAAAGGAAGTTTGAAGAATTAGGAAAATCTAATACGCACCATGgcctaaataatataatcggaGCTATTGACTGTAcccacattaaaattaatagacccAGAGGTATCACCCACTCTGAAGCATACAGGAATAGAAAAGggtatttttctgtaaatgtgcAAGCTATAATAGGGCCTGATCtcgaaatatttgatatagtgACTAGGTGGCCTGGAAGTTCACACGACAGCAGGATATTTAGAAACAGCCAGGCGTATGCAAGACTGGTAAATGGTGAACTAGAAGGAGTTTTAGTAGGTGACAGCGGCTATCCAGCACTGAACTTCATGTTAACACCACTTTTGAATCCACAAACAAGagctgacaataattataattattctcaatTGAGAACTAGGAATATTGTTGAAAGGTTTTTCGGAGTGTGGAAAAAGAAATTTCCATGTTTGCAGAGAGGACTACGatcaaaattgacaaatacCAGCAACATAATTATAGCTTGTGctgtattacataatataggtatacagaGAGGGGATGTTTATGACGATGGTGATCTTACTGATCAAACACCAGAAGTCGAACAACACAGAAACAATGAAAGATCTACTACAGGTCTAGCATTCCGGCAATCTGTGATTGCACAATTTAACTAG